A window from Bacteroidota bacterium encodes these proteins:
- a CDS encoding class I SAM-dependent methyltransferase, which yields MPAWQYIMSNINDTYFDGHYKKIWKSIIPDELTVKETDFMLQYFKLQPGSRVLDLMCGYGRHSLALAGKGIEVTAVDNLPDYINEVRNNAEAENLPVHPVLGDVILYEPEGNFDLVICMGNSIQFFHKDEVLQLLKKIAAHLHPGGYFLINTWSIMEIAVKSFKEKAWSMNGDLKFLVDSKFLFSPNRIETEHQIIAPDGTTEIKQSVDYIWSMNEIETMLANSGMKMTEVFSIPGRKKFTLGEPRAYIVAQRS from the coding sequence TTGCCTGCATGGCAATATATAATGAGCAATATCAACGACACATATTTCGATGGTCATTATAAAAAAATCTGGAAATCTATTATTCCAGATGAACTGACTGTTAAGGAAACGGATTTTATGTTGCAGTATTTTAAATTGCAGCCTGGCAGCCGTGTCCTTGATTTGATGTGTGGATATGGCCGCCACTCACTTGCATTGGCAGGAAAAGGAATAGAAGTTACAGCAGTTGACAATCTTCCAGATTATATCAATGAAGTAAGGAATAATGCTGAAGCAGAAAATTTACCCGTGCACCCTGTCTTAGGTGATGTGATCCTGTATGAGCCTGAAGGAAACTTTGATTTGGTAATATGTATGGGCAACAGTATCCAGTTTTTTCATAAAGATGAAGTGCTGCAATTGCTCAAAAAAATTGCAGCTCACCTGCATCCCGGCGGATATTTTCTGATTAACACGTGGTCAATTATGGAGATCGCAGTAAAAAGTTTTAAGGAAAAAGCATGGAGCATGAATGGTGATCTAAAATTTTTGGTTGATAGTAAATTTCTTTTTTCACCTAATAGGATAGAAACTGAACACCAGATAATAGCACCGGACGGAACTACTGAGATAAAACAAAGTGTAGATTATATCTGGAGTATGAATGAAATAGAAACCATGTTAGCAAACAGCGGTATGAAGATGACCGAAGTATTTAGTATTCCAGGCAGGAAAAAGTTTACCCTCGGTGAACCCCGTGCATACATCGTGGCGCAGAGAAGCTGA
- a CDS encoding response regulator transcription factor — protein sequence MSDQLIKLAIADDHKIFRDGIRMALKDKEYLKILWEAEDGRDLMHKLKIKLPDVILMDIRMPEIDGINAISMIRKEYEVLKIIVLTMYDDQEMITKMMEMGANAYLTKTTDPEEIYQAILTCMNDDFYFNDLVNKAVLLKLQHKKNVRQFYPNPVKFNDKEMRILKLIAEDKTTEEISKEVFLSPRTIETIRQNMKQKVGAKTIAGLVMYGMRNKLLE from the coding sequence ATGAGTGATCAACTAATTAAGCTTGCCATTGCTGATGACCACAAAATCTTTCGTGATGGAATCCGGATGGCCCTGAAAGACAAAGAATACCTGAAAATACTTTGGGAGGCAGAAGATGGCAGAGACCTGATGCATAAGCTTAAAATTAAGTTACCAGACGTTATACTGATGGATATTCGAATGCCGGAGATTGACGGTATCAATGCTATTAGTATGATTCGAAAGGAGTACGAAGTGCTTAAAATTATTGTACTCACCATGTATGATGACCAGGAGATGATAACAAAGATGATGGAGATGGGAGCCAACGCTTATCTTACAAAAACCACCGACCCTGAAGAAATTTACCAGGCCATACTCACTTGTATGAACGATGATTTTTATTTCAACGACCTGGTGAATAAGGCAGTACTGCTGAAACTACAGCATAAAAAAAATGTAAGACAGTTTTATCCTAATCCTGTTAAATTTAATGATAAGGAGATGCGGATACTGAAACTGATTGCAGAGGATAAAACGACAGAAGAGATATCAAAAGAAGTTTTCTTAAGTCCCCGCACTATCGAAACCATTCGTCAGAATATGAAACAGAAAGTGGGAGCCAAAACAATTGCAGGATTAGTAATGTATGGTATGAGAAATAAGTTGCTTGAATAA